In Setaria italica strain Yugu1 chromosome IX, Setaria_italica_v2.0, whole genome shotgun sequence, the genomic stretch TTATTTGTtaaaatttctaagaatttaggggtgtttgggaaaaaTATTGGATCGCGAATCGCGATCGAAATCAGGGGGTTTATGTAAAAAactggatcgcgattaatagtcacgATCCAAAATGAGGGAGGTTTCGGTAAAAACTGGagcgcgattaataatcgcgatccaagtTAGGGGGGTTTCTGTAAAATGTTCAGGCCGGCGACTCGgatgccggcggccgccgccgttcccAAATCCCGACCATCCAGCTGTGGCGCGGAGCCATCAATGTCGACCCCACGAGCGCTATTTCCTGCCGTAGCGTCCGCCCGAGCTCCGACCCACTGGATTTCAACTTGAGGCATTCTCGCCTTgaagtgcgccgccgccgcgccggactGGACAACGGAGCTGCGCTCTCCGCGCGGCGGGACCCGACACAGGAAGAGGATGGAGACGACCTGTGCGGCGCCGCCGGACTGGGTAGGATGGAGGATATCCACAAGGCCGGCAAAGGAGGTCGCGATGCCCGGTCGACGAGTCGATCTCCACCGGCGCCGAGGGCCGCAGCGCCACGGCGTCAACAGCAATGGACTTCACACTCTGGCCTGCGAACTGTTTCGCTGACGTCTTGGGCCCGCACGGACCTGTCAAATCGTGGAGCCCGCTTGTCATTGTCAACACGCTCGTGCGCGGAGCGGTGAACCGAATCCTAACGTCCATGGCTTCCCCCcgcggccaccggcggcgaccCCCGTCCGACGCGCCGTCTGAGCAGCATGTGGGGTGTTGCCGTGACATCAGCGATTTCTTCGGAAACAAAATGGGATCCCAAACAAAATCGATCGACCAGATGAATGCACGGTAGGCTTGGAAGCATTTGACGATAACGAACCAAAGCAGACAGATTTGAAGCGCACAGAGGCAGAGAGCTTCTCGACCTTGCACGAATTCATGGACCAAATTAAGTAATTTGCCAGACATTAGGAATTCCTATGGTCGTGGTCATGGGTATTATGATTCAGAAAACAGAATGTATGGTCATGGGAGCCAAGGATAAATTCCATTCATGGTGAGATGATCACATGGTTTTTTGTTCGAAAAATAAGATGAATAGTACATGATTCTCACACTACGATGTTTGCCAAACAGATTTTGCCAGCGCCACCAATACGATTTATGTATCTCCGGTCAGTTCAGTCCAGAGGTTTCTAGCTATGGCTCCGAAAGGGATTCCTTGATCAGCTTCTCCGTGAGTGCTTTCGGTAGCCCCATTACACTATCAATTGTACCAACCTGCACATAGTTCCGATCATCAGGTGCGATGCAATCCCTCTGAAATGACTATCAGTATTTAACCAGGAATCAGAACATGAGCAACTCACAATGGCTTCCACGAGAGGTGAAGTTAGGGGATGCTCTACTAGGAGACCACCAGCAACATAGAAGACATTGCCCTCCTCAATCTGAAACATAGAAAAGTGAAAATTTTATTTGATGAGTCTCATGCCAGAGAAACTACGGTGGAAAGAAGAACCAACAAATTTTCAGTGTAAACTGTGTGCCAATGAGATTCCATCACATTTTTACTCAAAGGAAGAGGTATATTTAACAATGACAAAGCTGATCAATTGTCGCAGAGCAAACAAAACCAGAATACTGGGCTAACTGTTGCAGAGTGCAGACTTACCAAACTCTCCACAACTTCATCAGGAATTTTGTGGAAATAAACCTGATCATCAACATATACAGTGGAAATGTTAACAGGTGCATCGCAGAATAGAACTCAAAAGCAATTGAAAACCTATGATTCAATTGTACTGGAATATACACGATCATTAGGATTTATAACTGTACCAAAAGATTAGTTATACACTTATACCTCAGAACCAAGAGCGATATAATGCCAAACCTATTATCTTATTAGGGTCTAGAAGATTAACATCATCAACCAAACCAAATACAGTAAATTAACTTTCTAAATACAAAGTTAGAGAGCTACTCTTTGAACTTCATGTTCAGCCTCGACTTCACCCCTCAACTTTGTGATAGAGCAAACATCATCTAAATTTTATTGCAGAATTCATGTTCAGCTCTCAACTTACCACAGAGCAAAAGGGCCTATAAGTTCAATGCTCAATTTAGGTTAGGAAGGGTTAAGTTAAAAGTAATCTGTTACTAGTTCACAAATTTCAAATTTACTTGAAACTGAAGTTGAGGATAAGGTTGATTTGGGCAGGAAGCTAAAAAGACATTACAAAAAATCACATTAAACAAATAAACAGTAATTAAACAGAAACTGAAACATGTGCTAAGAAAACAAGTTGAGGGTGTAAACCTAATATCTAAGCATAAGGACAGTATGGTACTTATTCCTAGAAGAAAAACATCAGGGAAACTTAGATAGTACTTCTGCTTTATCCCATCCTTCCCTTCTAGCTCCAGTCTTCACATTTGTAACAAGCACAGATCCAATCGTTGCAGCATGGCTTTCAGAGTACCCTGAAAGCAAAATTCGTTTACAAATCACCACAGGGCAAGGACAAGTACAACAGAGCATCTAAAATAATTTGAGTTCTACAAAATAACACAAACCCTTGATGAATTTCCGTGCCTCTTCTGGAGTACTAGGTTTTTCTCTAATCACTCCATCATGAACCACAACCTCCATAAAGCATAATGTCGGAAGAAGAGTTAAAAACCAAACAAACACTAATGGTTGTATTAAACAGTAATAACATGCGCAAGCACGTGGCAAACTATAAAAATTCTCAACTAGTCAACTTGAATGTTGATGACGATCAATTTACTAATTTCTAAAGTCGTATTCCTAAAAATCGCTATTTTGATAGTTTGTGTCTGTCCAGTACAATCTGAGCAAAACTTTGATTTCCATAAATTGATAGATACTAACAATGCCCTATATGAATACACAGGGAAAGCGCAAACAAGAGGGTGATTATTCTTCTATCATCCAGCCACCCTTTTATGCCTCTTGATTTTGATCACCAGAAATTTGAAGACTGTTCAGCCTAGATTTCAATAACCATCCCTTTTCTTCTATCATCCATGCGAATGTTTACAAACAATAAACATTAGCTGATGGTCGGTGTTAATGTCCTTTTATGTTTTAACTTCACAGGCATCCTAACAAAAGTGGCAGAGTAAATATCGACTCAAGAATCAAACACACAAGTTGAGCCATGTTTCCAGAAGCAGCTGAACCTAAAAAATTGCTAAGGCTACTGTGTAAATATAATGGTGGTGTATTCACGATTTCATGTAGCTCAAATGCAGCAAGAATGACAGAGTTGGGATGCATCCAGTCACTTTGATTGTCGATAACTACAGTGTGGAAATCGACTCCTATATTCACATAAATGATGTAACTCCAATCATCATAGCTCATGAAAGATTATCAAGCAGAGTGTGCAGTGTGCTCAATGAGGTGTAAGCAGCATACTTGGTCAGCGGTGATCATCAAAGTAGTCTCTTGAGAATCAACAATCTCTTTCATCATCCCATTGTTCTTCATCTTCTCAAGAATAGCATCCGCCTACGATATTGACAAAATATACTAAGTAAACCAATGGTAATCAAATTGCAACTGACTTAATCAACCATTACCTACAGTTGAAGTAACTAAAAGACAAATGTGAGTCAGAAGTCAGAAGTCAGAACTCAGAACTAGTCACAACCAAATAAAAGACCCTTGTTGTT encodes the following:
- the LOC101774466 gene encoding maf-like protein DDB_G0281937 translates to MAASSALRLILGSSSASRRQILSEMGYKFTLLSADIDEKEIRKEKPEELVVALAHAKADAILEKMKNNGMMKEIVDSQETTLMITADQVVVHDGVIREKPSTPEEARKFIKGYSESHAATIGSVLVTNVKTGARREGWDKAEVYFHKIPDEVVESLIEEGNVFYVAGGLLVEHPLTSPLVEAIVGTIDSVMGLPKALTEKLIKESLSEP